From the genome of Labrus bergylta chromosome 4, fLabBer1.1, whole genome shotgun sequence, one region includes:
- the stap2a gene encoding signal-transducing adaptor protein 2a, protein MAAAPVRQRSGPGGPRAQLPPCYYEGYLEKRGPKEKASRRLWTCLCGNSLYFFNNAKDAHYVEKLDLSGFVSLKDDYSRDRNLEAARLILRMKDGETKLTAPNLESRELWKGFLYSVIDLNVPSCLTLLPGQLQMLKEVVDKERSRRRTRTPTRAPPSPLSVPLVGEIPPCFRPVSRTEAEVLLERHPDCGNMLLRPGRDGCSLAVTTRQDLNGSVFRHYRVTQRDQGGYVIDVENPIPCATLHEVIDALVEKTAGALQPFLLEEPYEENITYVSANDENGERILHTAPTSPLPKAPALPPKQDRWCSSPLSRSPAPDRRILTSSVPASPTNPMRRLILSPSPLAQTLNEELKMKLEKRRASQE, encoded by the exons ATGGCGGCTGCACCCGTCAGGCAGCGCTCCGGGCCGGGGGGACCCCGGGCGCAGCTCCCGCCCTGCTACTATGAAGGCTATCTGGAGAAGCGAGGACCAAAAGAAAAG gcgTCCAGGCGTCTGTGGACCTGTCTGTGTGGCAATTCTCTGTATTTCTTCAACAATGCCAAGGATGCTCAT TATGTGGAGAAGCTGGACCTCAGTGGGTTCGTGTCGCTGAAGGATGACTACAGCCGAGACAGGAACCTGGAGGCAGCCAGACTCATCCTGCGCATGAAGGATGGAGAGACCAAACTCACG GCACCCAACTTGGAATCTAGGGAGCTATGGAAAGGTTTCCTCTACTCCGTCATAGAT CTTAACGTCCCTTCCTGTCTTACCTTGCTGCCTGGCCAGCTGCAGATGCTAAAGGAGGTTGTGGACAAAGAGCGGTCGAGGCGGAGAACTCGCACCCCAACACGTGCTCCTCCCTCGCCCCTCTCTGTGCCTTTAGTAGGAGAGATCCCACC GTGTTTCCGGCCGGTTTCTCGAACAGAAGCTGAAGTCCTCCTAGAGAGACATCCAGATTGTGGAAACATGCTGCTCCGTCCAGGCAGAGATGGGTGCTCACTGGCTGTCACGACTCGACAGGACCTgaatgg GTCAGTATTCAGACATTATCGAGTGACTCAGAGGGATCAGGGCGGTTACGTGATTGATGTAGAAAATCCT ATCCCTTGCGCTACACTTCATGAAGTCATTGACGCTCTTGTGGAAAAGACTGCAGGAGCTCTCCAACCGTTCCTACTTGAGGAGCCTTATGAAGAGAATATCA CATACGTTTCTGCCAATGATGAGAACGGAGAAAGGATCCTCCACACCGCCCCCACCAGCCCCCTGCCGAAGGCTCCTGCCCTGCCTCCAAAACAAG ATCGTTGGTGCAGTAGCCCGCTGTCCAGATCCCCTGCCCCGGACCGCCGCATCCTGACCTCATCAGTGCCAGCCTCGCCCACCAACCCAATGAGACGCCTCATCCTTTCCCCGTCACCTCTTGCACAGA CACTCAATGAGGAACTCAAAATGAAGCTGGAGAAGAGGCGAGCCAGCCAAGAGTGA
- the sema4e gene encoding semaphorin-4E has protein sequence MLLAVFTPCMTDCWGNNKASIPVHLDKRAMHPLLSLCVFWLLPLALTLEEDSPLDCVPRRSVPYHRNNAHLFREEGVFNYSTMLLREDLNLLVLGAREAVFALDLKDISKKHASVKWEVTKQQEDECKNKGKDPETECKNYIRVLHKTEDSRMYVCGTNAFDPECDYMSYADGKLTLEKKGEDGKGKCPFDPFQRYASVMSENGLYSATSMNFLGSEPVLMRSAPDSIRTEFKSSWLNEPNFVSMTQMPESVSSEDGDDDKVYVFFSETAVECDCYNKLVVSRVARVCKGDLGGQRTLQKKWTSFLKARMDCPVLESQLPYIIQDMYLWCDPQKDWRDCLFFAVFTPQSDTSDLSAVCAYRVSDISRVFEEGKYKTPVPVETSFVKWVMYSGDVPFPRPGACINNAARKEGINRTLDLPDRTLQFIKDKPLMDQAIQPIEERPLLVRRGATFTRVIVTQAQAADSKKYHVIFVGTEEGTLLKAVNYDQEMFIIEEVQLFHPPEPIKSLKFSEVTGHIYAGSDYGAAQIPLATCNRSFSCMDCVLARDPYCGWDQVDRKCVFLSTSKKKVIQSVEDGDASACPDADPVKPVNRSIWPGRNLKLHCTAPSNLAKTAWERDSSPLTPAARFQFLRDGLLILNASDSDAGRYRCLSVERSKADEHSTAVAEYQVSIGPAGTGDGTLIFPRARVDGPSVAGLQVVVALLVVCLLALLAWNFYKGHLPLPWNCGKKVAQSQETHEQGSEKPLVLETDNGRSSNNHNRGEAAFNAEEEHGDQAVTLPTLKFIDDESDI, from the exons ATGCTGCTTGCTGTTTTTACCCCTTGTATGACTGACTGTTGGGGAAACAATAAAGCTTCAATTCCTGTTCACTTGGACAAAAGAGCCATGCATCCGCTgctgtccctctgtgtcttttgGCTGCTGCCCCTCGCCTTGACGCTGGAAGAAGACTCACCACTGGACTGTGTCCCCCGCAGATCTGTGCCTTACCATA GGAACAATGCACACCTGTTTCGTGAAGAGGGAGTGTTCAACTACTCCACCATGCTGTTGAGAGAAGATCTGAACCTGCTGGTGCTGGGTGCCAGGGAGGCAGTGTTTGCCCTAGACCTCAAAGACATCTCAAAGAAACATGCTTCG GTTAAATGGGAAGTGACAAAACAGCAAGAAGACgagtgtaaaaacaaaggaaaagatcctgag ACGGAGTGCAAGAACTACATCAGGGTCCTGCACAAGACGGAGGATAGCAGGATGTACGTGTGTGGAACCAATGCTTTTGATCCTGAGTGTGATTACATG tcATATGCTGATGGAAAACTGACTCTtgaaaagaaaggagaggatGGCAAAGGGAAGTGTCCATTTGACCCTTTCCAACGATACGCCTCTGTCATGTCCG AAAATGGCCTGTACTCAGCCACATCTATGAATTTCCTGGGCTCTGAACCTGTCCTAATGCGTAGCGCCCCTGACTCCATACGCACTGAATTCAAAAGCTCCTGGCTTAATG AGCCCAACTTTGTTTCCATGACCCAGATGCCAGAGAGTGTGTCGAGTGAGGATGGAGACGATGACAAGGTGTACGTGTTTTTCAGTGAGACAGCTGTGGAGTGCGACTGCTACAACAAACTGGTGGTCTCCCGTGTCGCCCGCGTCTGCAAG GGGGATCTTGGAGGTCAGAGGACATTGCAGAAGAAATGGACATCCTTCCTGAAAGCCAGAATGGACTGTCCAGTGCTTGAGTCTCAATTGCCTTACATTATCCAGGACATGTACCTCTGGTGTGACCCACAAAAAGACTGGAGGGACTGTTTGTTCTTCGCCGTCTTTACTCCACAATC GGACACATCAGACCTTTCTGCAGTGTGTGCGTACCGGGTGTCTGACATCAGCAGAGTGTTTGAGGAGGGGAAGTACAAGACCCCGGTCCCCGTAGAAACCTCTTTTGTTAAGTGGGTGATGTATAGCGGAGATGTCCCCTTCCCTCGGCCTGGAGCT TGTATTAACAATGCTGCTCGTAAAGAGGGCATAAATCGGACTCTGGACCTCCCGGACCGGACCCTTCAATTTATCAAAGATAAACCCCTCATGGACCAAGCTATCCAGCCAATAGAGGAGAGGCCTCTACTGGTGCGAAGGGGAGCTACATTCACACGCGTCATAGTTACCCAAGCACAGGCAGCAGACAGCAAGAAGTACCACGTGATATTTGTTGGCACag aGGAAGGCACACTGCTGAAAGCTGTGAACTACGATCAAGAGATGTTCATCATAGAGGAAGTACAACTCTTCCACCCACCAGAGCCAATCAAGAGCCTGAAATTCTCTGAAGTCACG GGTCACATCTATGCAGGCTCAGACTACGGAGCAGCACAGATTCCCCTGGCCACCTGTAATAGATCCTTCTCCTGTATGGACTGTGTGCTGGCCAGAGACCCGTACTGTGGCTGGGACCAGGTtgacaggaaatgtgttttcctctctacttcaaaaaa AAAAGTGATCCAAAGTGTGGAAGATGGCGATGCGTCGGCCTGCCCAGATGCTG ATCCTGTTAAACCTGTGAATCGGTCCATCTGGCCCGGAAGGAACCTGAAGCTGCATTGCACTGCACcttcaaacctggcaaaaaCAGCTTGGGAGCGGGACAGCAGCCCTCTGACCCCTGCAGCTCGCTTTCAGTTTCTGAGAGACGGACTGCTCATCCTCAACGCCTCAGACTCAGATGCCGGTCGATACCGCTGCCTCTCTGTCGAGCGCTCCAAAGCTGACGAGCACTCAACGGCTGTGGCAGAGTACCAGGTCAGCATAGGTCCAGCAGGCACAGGCGATGGCACTCTGATTTTTCCCAGGGCCCGGGTTGACGGCCCCTCTGTGGCTGGACTTCAGGTAGTGGTCGCACTACTTGTAGTTTGTCTTCTTGCCCTTTTGGCCTGGAACTTTTACAAAGGCCATCTTCCGCTGCCCTGGAACTGTGGAAAGAAGGTAGCGCAATCCCAGGAGACCCATGAGCAGGGCAGTGAGAAGCCTCTGGTGTTGGAAACAGACAACGGCCGAAGcagcaacaaccacaacagGGGGGAGGCAGCATTTAATGCAGAGGAAGAGCACGGTGATCAAGCAGTAACTCTTCCAACTCTGAAATTTATTGATGACGAGTCTGACATTTGA
- the cactin gene encoding splicing factor Cactin, which translates to MGSKTRRRSRSKSRNRSRERRNKSKVSGSRSPEDRRPRSRSVDAKRTARGRGRGRSSSGDSGDGSPGRGRPQRRDRPGSRSGSDSDRTRATHRVRSRSRGRSSSSDSDDPTVRRKRQDMKNRRETSQERRRGRSDSSDRSSDRERSRRISPARESPARDRPKAVKDRERWRSNSRDRERKGEKDKSRECRKRSEDRERGRSVKSRERTDKDKGRRHSNSSDSSDSSGSDRGGRVVKEKEDKKKQKEMLKALETPEEKRARRLAKKETKEKKRREKMGWSEEYMGYTNADNPFGDNNLLGTFKWQKALDKKGIGHLGEKELKDRNKCIQEENRRELQKVKQLRLEREREKAMRETELEMLQREKEAEHFKTWAEQEDNFHLHQAKLRSKIRIRDGRAKPIDLLAKYISAEDDDLAVEMHEPYTFLNGLTVTDMDDLLEDIKVYMELEQGKNVDFWRDMTTITEDEISKLRKLEASGKGPGDRREGINTAVSTDVQTVFKGKTYSQLQALHLNIETKIRAGGSNLDIGYWESLLQQVRVYMARARLRERHQDVLRQKLFKLKQEQGVESEPLFPIIKEEQRSDEEEEERGEQTRGAVTEEADQASSSSTKYRKRGLEDDGEEAGPSTSTAGNQEKDEGEKDDKKDEEKGEVVEAVLTEEDLIQQSQAEYDSGRYSPTLLTQSELPLDTHTITPEEDTHRLQLARRQLQVTGDANESAEDAFVRRAREGMGNDEAQFSVEFPVTGKMYLWADKYRPRKPRFFNRVHTGFEWNKYNQTHYDFDNPPPKIVQGYKFNIFYPDLIDKRSTPQYFLEPSPDNKDFGILRFHAGPPYEDIAFKIVNREWEYSHRHGFRCQFANGIFQLWFHFKRYRYRR; encoded by the exons ATGGGTTCGAAAACTCGACGTCGGTCTCGCTCCAAGTCCAGAAACCGGAGCCGTGAGCGGCGGAACAAGTCCAAAGTGAGTGGGTCTCGATCTCCGGAGGACAGAAGACCTCGCAGTCGGTCTGTGGACGCGAAAAGGACGGCCCGTGGACGTGGACGTGGACGGTCGAGCAGCGGGGACTCAGGCGACGGCTCTCCTGGACGAGGTCGGCCTCAACGCAGGGACCGTCCAGGTTCCAGGAGCGGCTCGGACAGTGACAGGACGCGAGCTACACACCGGGTCAGGAGCCGGTCGAGGGGTCGGTCTTCAAG ctCTGATTCAGATGATCCAACGGTTAGGAGGAAGAGACAGGACATGAAGAATCGCAGAGAAACGTCACAAgagaggagaagggggagaTCTGACTCCAGTGACAGGAGCAGTGACAGAGAAAGGAGCAGACGGATAAGTCCTGCCAGAGAGAGTCCAGCTAGAGACAGACCAAAGGCGgtcaaagacagagaaaggtGGAGGAGCAACAGCAGAGACagggaaagaaaaggagagaaagacaaaagcCGAGAGTGTAGGAAGAGGAGTGAAGACAGGGAGCGAGGGAGGAGCGtgaaaagcagagagaggaCTGACAAAGACAAAGGCAGGCGGCACTCCAATTCTTCAGATTCGTCTGATAGCTCTGGATCTGATCGTGGGGGCCGTGtggttaaagaaaaagaagacaagaaaaaacagaaggagATGTTGAAAGCTCTGGAAACACCAGAGGAGAAGAGGGCTAGGAGGCTGGCAAAGAAGGAaacaaaggagaagaaaaggagagaaaagatgGGCTGGAGTGAGGAGTACATGGGATACACCAATGCTGACAATCCCTTCGGTGATAACAACTTGTTAGGCACATTCAAGTGGCAGAAG gcACTGGATAAGAAAGGAATTGGTCATCTTGGTGAAAAGGAGCTTAAAGACAGGAACAAATGTATTCAGGAGGAGAACCGCAGAGAGCTGCAGAAG GTGAAACAGCTGCGTCTTGAGAGGGAGCGGGAAAAAGCCATGAGAGAGACGGAGCTTGAGATgctacagagagagaaggaggcgGAGCACTTCAAAACCTGGGCTGAACAGGAGGACAACTTCCATCTGCATCAGGCCAAACTACG GTCTAAGATTAGAATCCGGGATGGTCGCGCCAAGCCCATTGACCTTTTGGCTAAGTACATCAGTGCAGAAGATGACGATCTCGCTGTGGAGATGCATGAGCCATACACCTTTCTCAACGGGCTCACCGTCACGGACATGGACGACCTGCTGGAGGACATAAAG GTTTACATGGAGCTGGAGCAAGGGAAGAACGTGGACTTCTGGAGAGACATGACGACTATCACTGAGGACGAGATCAGCAAACTGAGAAAGCTGGAGGCCTCTGGGAAAGGACCAG GTGATCGCCGTGAGGGCATCAACACAGCTGTGAGCACTGATGTTCAGACGGTGTTCAAAGGAAAGACATACAGCCAGCTGCAGGCGCTGCACCTGAACATCGAGACAAAGATTCGGGCTGGAGGATCAAATCTGGATATCGGTTACTGGGAAAGTCTGCTCCAGCAGGTCAGAGTCTACATGGCCAGAGCAAG GTTGAGAGAGCGACACCAGGATGTGCTGCGTCAGAAGCTGTTCAAGCTGAAACAGGAACAAGGAGTAGAGAGTGAACCTTTGTTCCCCATCAtcaaagaggagcagaggagtgatgaagaagaaga GGAAAGAGGAGAGCAAACAAGAGGGGCAGTAACAGAAGAGGCCGACCAGGCTTCATCCTCCTCCACAAAATACAGGAAAAGAGGACTTGAAGATGATGGAGAGGAGGCAGGACCGTCAACATCCACAGCAGGAAACCAAGAGAAGGACGAGGGAGAAAAGGATGACAAGAAAGATGAGGAGAAGGGAGAGGTGGTGGAGGCGGTGCTGACAGAGGAGGACCTGATTCAGCAGAGCCAGGCAGAGTACGACTCTGGCCGCTACAGTCCCACACTGCTCACGCAGTCCGAGCTgccactggacacacacaccatcacgcccgaagaggacacacacaggctgcagtTGGCACGCAGACAGCTACAAGTCACAG GTGATGCCAACGAGAGCGCAGAGGACGCCTTCGTACGACGTGCAAGAGAGGGCATGGGCAACGACGAGGCCCAGTTCAGCGTGGAGTTTCCTGTCACGGGTAAAATGTACCTCTGGGCCGACAAATACCGTCCCAGGAAACCCCGCTTCTTCAACAGGGTCCACACAGGCTTCGAGTGGAACAAATACAACCAGACGCATTACGACTTCGACAACCCTCCCCCGAAGATCGTCCAGGGTTACAAGTTCAACATCTTCTACCCGGACCTTATCGATAAGCGATCCACCCCGCAGTATTTCCTCGAGCCCAGTCCCGACAACAAGGACTTTGGGATTCTGAGGTTCCATGCAGGCCCTCCGTACGAGGACATCGCCTTTAAGATTGTGAACAGGGAGTGGGAGTACTCGCACAGACACGGTTTCCGCTGTCAGTTTGCCAATGGGATCTTCCAGCTGTGGTTCCACTTCAAGAGGTATCGCTACAGGAGATAG
- the cdc34b gene encoding cell division cycle 34 homolog (S. cerevisiae) b: MAQHDSSHVASSQKALMLEMKSLQEQPVEGFKITLVDEADMYNWEVAIFGPPNTHYEGGYFKARIKFPIDYPYSPPAFRFLTKMWHPNIYENGDVCISILHPPVDDPQSGELPSERWNPTQNVRTILLSVISLLNEPNTFSPANVDASVMYRKWRDSKGKDREYVEIIRKQVLATKAEAERDGVKVPTTLAEYCVRTRAPAPDEGSDLFYDYYYDDDDVEDGDGDCCYDEDDSGNEES; encoded by the exons ATGGCGCAACATGACTCCTCTCATGTAGCCAGTTCACAGAAAGCACTCATGTTGGAAATGAAGAGCCTTCAGGAGCAGCCTGTGGAGGGATTCAAAATAACACTGGTGGACGAGGCTGACATGTACAACTGGGAAGTGGCCATTTTCGGACCCCCAAACACTCACTATGAAGGGGGGTATTTTAAG GCTCGGATCAAGTTCCCCATAGATTACCCATACTCCCCACCTGCCTTCCGATTCCTCACCAAGATGTGGCACCCAAACATCTACGAG AACGGAGATGTGTGTATCTCCATATTGCATCCTCCAGTGGACGACCCGCAGAGTGGAGAGCTGCCTTCAGAGAGATGGAATCCCACCCAGAATGTCCG CACCATTTTGCTGAGTGTTATCTCACTACTGAATGAACCCAACACCTTCTCTCCTGCCAATGTGGATGCCTCGGTCATGTACCGCAAATGGAGGGACAGCAAGGGCAAGGACCGAGAATACGTAGAAATCATCAG GAAACAGGTATTAGCCACTAAGGCAGAAGCTGAGCGCGACGGTGTGAAGGTGCCCACCACGCTGGCCGAGTACTGCGTCCGCACACGTGCCCCGGCCCCCGATGAAGGCTCCGACCTCTTCTATGACTATTACTATGATGACGACGATGTGGAGGACGGGGATGGAGACTGCTGCTACGATGAGGACGACTCTGGCAATGAGGAGTCGTGA
- the sirt6 gene encoding NAD-dependent protein deacetylase sirtuin-6 — protein MSVNYAAGLSPYADKGVCGLPETFDGPEELKVKAEALAELIKESQYLVVHSGAGISTSAGIPDFRGPKGVWTLEQKGESPHFNITFEDARPSLTHMALLGLQRAGYLKYLISQNVDGLHVRSGFPRDLLSELHGNMFVEECEKCGRQYVREKVIGVMGLKPTGRYCEVVRSRGLRACRGKLMSTILDWEDALPDKDLNKAEDASRRADLALTLGTSLQIKPSGDLPLLTKRKGGKVAIVNLQPTKHDKHAFLRMNGYVDEVMKQVMEKLGLEIPKWEGPTICESAKVSSEAATDTKPAHADNAKGKVKKELIKEERKREAISPTNDGRVKEETIPVKRERADSPAEIPEEK, from the exons aTGTCTGTGAACTATGCTGCCGGGCTCTCGCCGTACGCGGATAAAGGTGTCTGCGGGCTTCCAGAG ACGTTTGATGGTCCTGAGGAGCTCAAGGTGAAGGCGGAGGCCCTCGCTGAGCTGATCAAAGAATCTCAGTACCTGGTTGTTCACTCCGGAGCGGGAATCAGCACCTCAGCAGGCATCCCTGACTTCAG GGGTCCAAAGGGTGTTTGGACGCTAGAACAAAAGGGTGAGTCCCCTCACTTCAACATCACTTTTGAGGATGCTCGACCAAGCCTGACTCACATGGCCCTCCTGGGACTGCAGAGGGCTGGGTACCTCAAGTATCTCATCAGCCAGAATGTGGACGGCCTACACGTCCGATCAGGCTTCCCGAG GGACTTGTTATCAGAGCTTCATGGAAACATGTTTGTGGAGGAGTGTGAGAAGTGTGGCAG GCAGTatgtgagagaaaaagtgatTGGTGTGATGGGACTGAAACCTACAGGACGGTATTGTGAAGTGGTACGATCCAGAGGACTCCGGGCCTGCAG AGGAAAGCTGATGAGCACAATATTGGACTGGGAGGATGCTCTTCCTGACAAAGACCTGAACAAAGCTGAAGATGCGAGCAG ACGAGCTGACCTGGCACTTACACTCGGCACGTCCCTGCAGATCAAACCCAGCGGTGACCTTCCACTCCTCACCAAACGCAAAGGAGGGAAAGTAGCCATTGTCAACCTGCAGCCCACGAAACAC GATAAGCATGCCTTCCTGCGTATGAATGGTTACGTGGACGAAGTCATGAAACAGGTGATGGAGAAGCTCGGATTGGAAATTCCAAAGTGGGAGGGTCCAACCATATGTGAGAGCGCCAAAGTCAGCTCTGAAGCCGCGACAGATACCAAACCAGCACATGCAGATAATGCAAAGGGTAAAGTGAAAAAGGAGCTGatcaaagaggagaggaaaagagaggcgATATCCCCAACGAACGATGGGAGAGTCAAAGAGGAGACCATTCCCgtaaagagggagagagcagaCTCCCCTGCAGAGATACCTGAAGAGAAATAG